The proteins below are encoded in one region of Natronobacterium texcoconense:
- a CDS encoding NAD-dependent epimerase/dehydratase family protein, with the protein MRVFVTGATGVLGHRLVERLTDRGHDVVGLVRDDHGAELVADRGGRPHRGDVLEPETLERAADADAIVHAATAIPTEPNPSADDWERNDRVRLQGARNLLAVAGDDVESFYFPSVVWVARQPDGSAFDEESTRHPDRTTRSAVAVEDLLEETSRSHDFDATVLRCGYLYAPDGANARRLGRTLLSGELRIVGGGVLGRRDAELSVLHAADAARAFVAAIEAGVNGTYHVVDEERVTFASFVAAFADLLEVPMPGRVPAWLARFAVGEDFVRLVTNPMPTSAERFRRDAGWEPSYPTYREGIRDVVATWQETDAVRVTGDGYEWAGSTVGRRRSRVDGSA; encoded by the coding sequence ATGCGAGTGTTCGTCACCGGCGCGACGGGCGTCCTAGGGCATCGGCTGGTCGAACGCCTCACCGACCGCGGACACGACGTCGTCGGACTGGTCCGGGACGACCACGGAGCCGAACTGGTCGCCGACCGCGGCGGTCGGCCACATCGGGGCGACGTCCTCGAGCCGGAGACGCTCGAGCGAGCGGCCGACGCGGACGCGATCGTCCACGCCGCAACCGCGATCCCGACCGAACCGAACCCGAGCGCCGACGACTGGGAGCGAAACGATCGGGTTCGACTCCAAGGAGCCCGCAACCTGCTCGCGGTCGCCGGCGACGACGTCGAGTCGTTCTACTTCCCGAGCGTGGTCTGGGTCGCTCGGCAACCCGACGGCTCGGCCTTCGACGAGGAGTCGACGCGTCATCCCGATCGCACGACGCGCTCGGCGGTCGCTGTCGAGGATCTGCTCGAGGAGACCTCGCGCTCTCACGACTTCGACGCGACGGTGCTTCGCTGTGGCTACCTCTACGCTCCCGACGGTGCGAACGCGCGACGACTCGGTCGAACCCTGCTCTCCGGGGAGTTACGGATCGTCGGCGGCGGCGTGCTCGGCCGGCGAGACGCCGAACTCTCCGTGCTTCACGCCGCCGACGCTGCACGCGCGTTCGTGGCTGCGATCGAGGCCGGCGTGAACGGAACCTATCACGTCGTCGACGAGGAACGGGTCACGTTCGCGTCGTTCGTGGCGGCCTTCGCCGACCTGCTCGAGGTCCCGATGCCGGGTCGGGTTCCGGCCTGGCTCGCGCGCTTTGCTGTCGGAGAGGACTTCGTGAGGCTGGTCACGAATCCGATGCCGACGAGCGCGGAGCGATTCCGCCGGGACGCCGGGTGGGAGCCGTCGTACCCGACCTACCGAGAAGGGATCCGCGACGTCGTAGCGACCTGGCAGGAGACTGATGCGGTCCGGGTGACCGGCGACGGCTACGAGTGGGCCGGATCGACCGTGGGCAGACGACGTTCACGGGTCGACGGCTCGGCGTAA
- a CDS encoding helix-turn-helix domain-containing protein, with amino-acid sequence MKHVRLVLDAGGREDDIHPMYDVLANAAYVERATAMHWNFTGDELGIMHYVEGDVDSFRTALESIPEVRSYELTTAGDDAFYAYVRDATSEPLRELFETVTERPVVVVPPVEYREDGTVAFSVVGPPEELQAAIDRLPDPITAAVTEVGGMEATPGVLESLLTERQRAAIEAALERGYYEIPREAGHEVVADELGCAPSTAAEHLRKAEAKLLRSLLRRDGGD; translated from the coding sequence GTGAAACACGTCCGGCTCGTGCTGGATGCGGGCGGCCGCGAGGACGATATCCACCCCATGTACGACGTCCTCGCCAACGCCGCGTACGTCGAGCGAGCGACCGCGATGCACTGGAACTTCACCGGCGACGAACTCGGGATCATGCACTACGTCGAGGGCGATGTCGACTCGTTTCGGACCGCACTCGAGAGTATCCCGGAAGTCCGATCCTACGAACTGACGACCGCCGGCGACGACGCGTTCTACGCGTACGTTCGTGACGCGACCAGCGAGCCACTACGAGAACTGTTCGAGACCGTAACCGAACGCCCCGTCGTCGTCGTTCCACCGGTGGAGTACCGCGAGGACGGGACAGTAGCGTTCTCCGTCGTCGGTCCTCCCGAAGAGCTTCAGGCGGCGATCGACCGCTTGCCCGATCCCATCACCGCGGCTGTCACCGAAGTCGGTGGCATGGAGGCGACGCCGGGCGTCCTCGAGTCGCTGCTTACCGAGCGCCAGCGGGCGGCAATCGAAGCGGCACTCGAGCGCGGCTACTACGAGATTCCACGCGAAGCCGGTCACGAGGTCGTCGCGGACGAACTCGGCTGTGCGCCGAGCACGGCCGCGGAACATCTCCGGAAGGCCGAGGCGAAACTGCTGCGGTCGCTGCTGAGGAGGGACGGCGGCGACTGA